The following proteins are co-located in the Cutaneotrichosporon cavernicola HIS019 DNA, chromosome: 3 genome:
- a CDS encoding uncharacterized protein (Ricin-type beta-trefoil), whose protein sequence is MIIPIEAAQAALSLASLASPHVTDYSVSAGRIGEWTHPDDTPAMSFLDSDGTYYYQSSDASYGITQTRQWHFWTGADMDHSAEAPISHAVNPTNPLDRNDNTTWRCNNSPTGKMSSYRPDGVRSWPDPMDYSQKNYCDLMGLWVDPDSGDWFGLIHNEFTPAPFGDRMHFDAIDLAVSKDHGATWDIRQHIITSPYDTIRNDTTTFPGDTYYWGAGDQRFLADIRSGYFYIWYGSRVVDKGTNGTWHGFGWHVARARMDRKLEAGSWSKFYDGKWIEPGLGGKESSLFPIDYQLDGWDGAWEDGYIAPEREYDPHNSGSGEDQIARGLMPPTSPLFWMDVSYNAYLGLYIGQPSAIDKNKSSPQKVYATNNLDSQRWFLLGDTGDYKTTSAYRFMLDSVSRTGQWILGKVFRGYCSFGCSAGDAEYVEITVDGPRFEPVDTGVYRISGLGLGEWRFEPTGDGAYTIHSTGYLGVRDIPSDRAWNTRTRLLPTPGIGTQWWVIPAASGDKIRLVNRYSGLALAITKHGAVTVPQRSWDGARTAAEQELVLTPV, encoded by the coding sequence ATGATCATCCCCATCGAGGCCGCACAGGCTGcgctctccctcgcctcccTTGCCTCCCCTCATGTGACGGACTACAGCGTCTCAGCGGGGCGCATAGGCGAATGGACTCACCCCGACGACACGCCAGCCATGTCCTtcctcgacagcgacggGACGTACTACTACCAATCGTCTGACGCGTCGTACGGCATAACCCAAACCCGACAATGGCATTTCTGGACCGGCGCAGACATGGACCACTCTGCCGAGGCTCCAATCTCACATGCGGTAAATCCCACCAACCCGCTGGATCGGAACGACAACACTACCTGGCGATGCAATAATTCACCAACTGGCAAAATGTCGAGTTATAGGCCAGACGGCGTCCGGTCTTGGCCAGACCCGATGGACTATAGCCAGAAAAACTACTGCGACCTCATGGGACTCTGGGTCGACCCGGACTCGGGGGACTGGTTCGGGCTGATACATAACGAATTCACACCGGCTCCATTTGGCGATAGAATGCACTTTGACGCCATCGACCTTGCTGTTTCGAAAGACCATGGAGCGACATGGGACATACGCCAACATATCATCACCTCCCCTTATGATACTATACGAAACGATACGACAACCTTTCCGGGGGACACGTATTACTGGGGCGCGGGGGACCAGCGTTTCTTGGCCGATATAAGGAGTGGGTACTTTTATATCTGGTACGGCAGCCGGGTGGTGGACAAGGGCACGAATGGGACGTGGCACGGCTTTGGATGGCACGTCGCGCGTGCTCGTATGGACCGCAAATTAGAGGCGGGGAGTTGGAGCAAGTTTTACGACGGCAAGTGGATCGAGCCAGGCCttggggggaaggagagctCACTCTTTCCGATCGATTACCAGCTCGACGGATGGGATGGGGCTTGGGAGGACGGATATATCGCTCCAGAACGCGAGTATGATCCCCACAACTCggggagtggggaggaCCAGATCGCGCGAGGACTCATGCCGCCAACCTCCCCCCTCTTCTGGATGGACGTGAGTTACAACGCCTACCTCGGTCTGTATATTGGCCAGCCTAGCGCGATCGACAAGAACAAGTCATCGCCGCAGAAGGTCTATGCGACGAATAACCTCGACTCACAAAGATGGTTCCTCCTTGGCGATACGGGCGATTACAAAACGACTTCGGCCTACCGATTCATGCTCGACTCTGTGAGCCGCACAGGCCAGTGGATACTGGGCAAGGTGTTCCGGGGCTACTGCTCGTTCGGGTGTTCGGCGGGTGACGCAGAGTACGTCGAGATCACCGTCGACGGGCCACGATTCGAGCCGGTCGATACTGGCGTCTACCGAATTAGTGGTCTCGGCCTTGGAGAGTGGAGATTCGAACCGACGGGAGATGGGGCATACACCATCCACAGTACGGGATACCTCGGCGTACGCGATATCCCTTCCGACCGCGCGTGGAACACCCGAacccgcctcctcccgaCTCCTGGGATCGGGACTCAGTGGTGGGTCATCCCGGCTGCATCTGGAGACAAGATCCGCCTGGTGAACCGGTACTCtggcctcgccctcgctaTCACCAAACACGGAGCCGTCACTGTACCGCAGCGGTCGTGGGATGGCGCCCGGACGGCGGCGGAAcaggagctcgtcctcacgCCTGTGTAG